The DNA region TACACCCGGGACCGGTCCAGTCGTTGCTGGCACACATCTTCTCCTCACAGAAATCGGCTGGCGAGGGCTCAACGGGGCGTGTGCAGACTCCACCGAGTTCATCGAGATCTATAATCCTACCTCGAGCACAATTGACTTGTCCCACTACTACGTGTCAGACGTCAATGGGTATTCAGATCTACCTACGCAGGGAACCATTGACATACTAGCCGCCGGGTCGGACTTTGCCATGAAGTTCCCACCGGGGGCAACCATAGCAGCCCATAGCTATAAGGTAATAGCCATTCAGGGGCCTCGGTACAAACGCTGCACCGGGCTGGACGCTGACTTTATGATGTGGTCTTCTGGCTGTACCGCCCCACCGCCGGCATGTAACCTCACGACTGCCGTTCCGATGGTGGACGTCGCGAGGAACAAGCCGGGGTCGTATCCGACTTATGGCTCATTTACGAATACCGCTGAGTTCGTAGAGCTATTTTTCTGGGATGGCATATCGGACCTCGTTTGTGATGTTGACCTTGTATACTGGGGCTCCAGTCCAGGTACCGGTAACTGGCCAACACTCAAGACAAATGCCATGTGCCAGGACGGGCCGGATGCAGGCGCTCTGTTGTCGTGCTACGTCAATGACGTTGGTAATCCCGCCGGGTCTCTGGCCCAGGCACTCACTGCTCCCGCAAGTGGCGCTGGCACTCGCCAGAGAGTCACGGCAGAAGGAGCTGAGGGCGCTAACGGCAACGGCTGTGCACCAGGCGGACCCACTGCTGTCCAGAACAGCACCTGGGGTCAGATTAAGGTGCTTTATCGGTAGTGGTCCGTTGCTGAGTTAGAGCGACTGGCCGTTATGATCTTCGTTCCGGGGCTCTTGGCGTAGCTGGCCAGCGGGCAGAGAGAGCCCCGGCCAGATTGGTTCACAGTGCATCCAAGCGGAAGGACGGAGGAAATGCATAGAGACGGAGAGACGCAACTGCGGGTTCGCATCGCGTTAGTGTTCGTGTTTGCCATGGCGCTCTTGACCCTGTGGGCGCCGTGGTCGCTGGCGATAGAGGGGAACGGCAAACTCCAGATCCATCATATCGCTGTGGGCCAGGGGGACGGCGCGGTCATCATCACTCCGGAGGGCCGGGTTGTTCTCGTAGATAGCGGGGACAACTGCACACTATTCGTGAGCTACATCAGCAGTCTGGGCATAACGAGTGTAGACTACCATTTCGCGTCACACTACCACGCTGACCACATCGGGTGCCTGGATAACCTCCTTGCGACCGGCGTGACGCTCGACATCGCCGGATACGACAGGGGATACTCCTACACGACCCAGGCTTACACGACCTACGTGAACACCCTTGGCGCCAAGAGACAGACCATGGCCAAGAACCAGGTCGTCACGCTAGACTCACTGTCGGCGCATCCGGTGTACATCAAGTGTGTGGACTTGAACGGTGCCGGAGTCTATTCGCCAACCGGCAGCGATGAAAACGCAAAGAGCATGGTACTCAAGGTAAGTTACGGTGAGTTTGACGAATCCCTGGGAGGCGACCTGACTGCGAGTCCTTCGGTGGAGCCCACGGTAGGCCCTGAGATGGGCGATGTAGAGGTGTACAAAGTCCATCACCACAGTGCCTCGACATCTAGCTATGACGCCTGGCTCAATGCGACTACTCCTGAAGTGGCCGTGATCTCCCTTGGTGGCAATTCCTATGGCTATGTTCCGGCGGCAACCCTCACGAGATTGCACAGCCACGGGGTGAAGACATACTGGACCAACGCGGGTTCCTCTGCGAGCCCGGTTGAGGGTTGGGACAAGGTCGGAGGCAATATCGTCATCCAGGCCGACTGGAGCCCGGGGGCACCGTACACGGTCACCGGCAGCGGCTTCGTTGACACCTACTACAACTCTGGCACCGCTGCGGACCTGACGCCGCCGGAGGTTGCGGTGCTCAAGCCGGTGGGTGGTGAGATTCTGTATGTAGGTTCTGAGGAAATGATTGAGTGGATCGCCACAGATAATGTGGGTGTCGACTCGGTCAGCATGTACTACTCCACGGACGGCGGGGCCACTTTCCCGTACACGATTGCCACAGGCGAGCAGAATGATTCGAGTTACACATGGTTAGTTCCGGATACCCCCTCGGACAGCTGCGTTGTGAAGATTGTCGCGTACGATTCCTCGCTCAATTCCGGGGAGGGCGTCAGCGCGTCGCTTTTCAGCATCCGGGGCGAGGTGGGCGTGGACGGAGCCATCGCCGCCTGGGGGTTTAATGGCACTGCGCAGTGCAACGTCCCTGCGCCGAATGCCGACTTCGTAGCAATCGCTGCAGGCTGGGATCACAGCCTGGGCCTTAAGTCCGACAGCACCATCGTCGCCTGGGGGTATAATAACAGCGGGCAGTGCAACGTCCCCGCGCCGAATGCCGACTTCGTAGCAATCGCTGCAACCGGGCGTCACAGCCTGGGCCTTAAGTCCGACAGCACCATCGTCGCTTGGGGTGATAATGGCGAGGGGCAGTGCAACGTCCCTGCGCCGAATGCTGACTTTGTAGCAATCGATGCAGGCGGGTGGTTCAGCCTGGGCCTTAAGTCCGACGGGACCATCGTTGCCTGGGGATTGAATAACTTTGGGCAGTGCAACGTCCCTGTGCCGAATGCTGACTTCGTGGCAATCTCAGCAGGCGGGGATCACAGCCTGGGCCTTAAGTCCGACAGCACCATCGTCGCCTGGGGGTATAATGGCAATGGGCAGTGCAATGTCCCTGCGCCGAATGCCGACTTCGTAGCACTCGCGGGAGGCTGGTATCACAGCTTGGGTGTTAAGTCCGATGGGA from Candidatus Eisenbacteria bacterium includes:
- a CDS encoding lamin tail domain-containing protein, producing MSRFVTFLMVVLVLGFALSVAAQAQQSIGGHDETTENHKGAQWAAGALATPGTGPVVAGTHLLLTEIGWRGLNGACADSTEFIEIYNPTSSTIDLSHYYVSDVNGYSDLPTQGTIDILAAGSDFAMKFPPGATIAAHSYKVIAIQGPRYKRCTGLDADFMMWSSGCTAPPPACNLTTAVPMVDVARNKPGSYPTYGSFTNTAEFVELFFWDGISDLVCDVDLVYWGSSPGTGNWPTLKTNAMCQDGPDAGALLSCYVNDVGNPAGSLAQALTAPASGAGTRQRVTAEGAEGANGNGCAPGGPTAVQNSTWGQIKVLYR
- a CDS encoding MBL fold metallo-hydrolase, translated to MHRDGETQLRVRIALVFVFAMALLTLWAPWSLAIEGNGKLQIHHIAVGQGDGAVIITPEGRVVLVDSGDNCTLFVSYISSLGITSVDYHFASHYHADHIGCLDNLLATGVTLDIAGYDRGYSYTTQAYTTYVNTLGAKRQTMAKNQVVTLDSLSAHPVYIKCVDLNGAGVYSPTGSDENAKSMVLKVSYGEFDESLGGDLTASPSVEPTVGPEMGDVEVYKVHHHSASTSSYDAWLNATTPEVAVISLGGNSYGYVPAATLTRLHSHGVKTYWTNAGSSASPVEGWDKVGGNIVIQADWSPGAPYTVTGSGFVDTYYNSGTAADLTPPEVAVLKPVGGEILYVGSEEMIEWIATDNVGVDSVSMYYSTDGGATFPYTIATGEQNDSSYTWLVPDTPSDSCVVKIVAYDSSLNSGEGVSASLFSIRGEVGVDGAIAAWGFNGTAQCNVPAPNADFVAIAAGWDHSLGLKSDSTIVAWGYNNSGQCNVPAPNADFVAIAATGRHSLGLKSDSTIVAWGDNGEGQCNVPAPNADFVAIDAGGWFSLGLKSDGTIVAWGLNNFGQCNVPVPNADFVAISAGGDHSLGLKSDSTIVAWGYNGNGQCNVPAPNADFVALAGGWYHSLGVKSDGTVVAWGRNDYGECNIPAENADFVAVAGGCMHSLGVKSDGTIVTWGWNESGQCNVPVPNADFVAVEAGGYNSLGLKRPSVISVEGPKPAVVPGASMLSVVSVSPNPFNPSVEIVFERQGSGQVAMEIYDVRSRHIRTVSLGFFGSGLHRARWDGRDASGADVSSGVYFIRLWSTEAESLPVKAVLIR